One Prevotella intermedia ATCC 25611 = DSM 20706 DNA window includes the following coding sequences:
- a CDS encoding bifunctional 3,4-dihydroxy-2-butanone-4-phosphate synthase/GTP cyclohydrolase II, which translates to MENFELSSIEDAVKDFKEGKFVIVVDDEDRENEGDLIMAAEMITPEKVNFMLKNARGVLCVPITLSRAKELDLPHQVTDNTSVLGTPFTVTVDKLEGCSTGVSTHDRAETIKALADPNSTPQTFGRPGHINPLYAQDNGVLRRSGHTEAAIDLCKMAGCFPAGVLMEIMNDDGTMARMPQLIEKAKEWDMKIISIKDIIAYRLKRETSIEVGVEVDMPTRYGHFRLIPFRQTSTGVEHMALIKGEWREDEPVLVRVHSSCATGDILGSERCDCGEQLHKAMEMIEKEGKGVLIYMQQEGRGIGLMNKMAAYKLQEQGLDTVDANLHLGFKPDERDYGCGAQMLRHLGVHKMRLMTNNPTKRVGLEAYGLEIQENIPIEVRPNEYDYRYLKTKKDRMGHDLHL; encoded by the coding sequence ATGGAGAACTTCGAACTCAGTAGCATTGAAGATGCAGTAAAAGACTTTAAAGAAGGTAAATTCGTTATTGTAGTCGATGACGAAGACCGAGAAAATGAGGGCGACCTCATTATGGCTGCTGAAATGATTACCCCTGAAAAGGTGAACTTCATGCTGAAAAATGCTCGTGGCGTACTTTGCGTTCCAATAACGCTTTCGCGAGCCAAAGAATTAGATTTGCCACATCAGGTAACTGATAATACATCGGTACTTGGCACACCATTTACCGTAACCGTAGACAAATTGGAAGGCTGTTCAACGGGTGTGTCTACTCACGACCGCGCCGAAACCATAAAGGCATTGGCCGACCCAAACTCAACACCACAGACGTTTGGACGCCCTGGACATATAAATCCATTGTATGCACAGGATAATGGCGTGTTAAGACGTTCAGGACACACCGAAGCAGCCATCGATTTATGCAAGATGGCAGGCTGCTTCCCCGCAGGTGTGTTAATGGAAATCATGAACGACGACGGAACAATGGCACGTATGCCCCAACTCATTGAAAAAGCCAAAGAGTGGGATATGAAGATTATCAGTATTAAAGACATCATTGCATACCGTCTAAAGCGAGAAACAAGCATCGAAGTTGGTGTTGAAGTTGATATGCCTACGAGATACGGACACTTTCGCTTAATTCCTTTCCGACAGACTTCTACAGGTGTAGAACACATGGCTCTTATTAAAGGCGAATGGCGCGAAGACGAACCTGTATTGGTGCGCGTGCATTCTTCTTGTGCCACTGGCGATATCCTTGGCAGCGAGAGATGCGATTGTGGCGAGCAGTTGCACAAAGCTATGGAAATGATTGAGAAAGAGGGAAAGGGCGTTCTGATTTATATGCAGCAAGAAGGCAGAGGCATAGGATTAATGAACAAAATGGCTGCTTACAAACTGCAGGAGCAGGGTCTTGATACTGTAGATGCCAACTTGCATCTTGGATTTAAGCCCGACGAACGCGATTATGGCTGTGGTGCTCAGATGTTGCGCCATCTCGGCGTGCACAAGATGCGCTTGATGACCAACAATCCGACAAAGCGTGTCGGCTTGGAAGCATACGGTTTGGAAATACAAGAGAATATTCCCATAGAAGTACGACCAAACGAATACGACTATCGTTATTTGAAAACAAAGAAAGATAGAATGGGACACGATTTACACCTATAA
- a CDS encoding LptF/LptG family permease — protein sequence MFRIKKLDIFIIKQFGMLFAGTFVISLFVLMMQFLWQYVDELIGKGLTLDVLGEFFWYMSLMMVPEALPLAVLLSSLITFGNLGESSELTAIKAAGISLIQSFRGVMIFTLLIALMSFYFQDSVGPNAKKHFNQLLISMKQKSPELEIPEGVFYNGIPQTNLYVEKRDLETGRLYNIMIYRMTDSYEDQAIILADSGLLQSTAEKKHLVLNLWNGEWFENMRSQELGSSASVPYRRESFVHKKLVIDFDADFNLTDMAGISDDARTKSIAKIRHDKDSIVQVYDSVGNAYYKDARQALYPILKLKKKEMEEAMALASTKDFDLDSLYSKMRPEERRQAIDRALINTQQTVADLDFKSMITSDGDKLIRMHDIAEINKYLLSLTCLIFFFIGAPLGAIIRKGGLGVPIIISVLVFIIYYILNNTGYRMSRQGDWAIWFGRGLSPAILIPTAIFITYKANNDSAVFNIDLYRNLAMRILGLRIKRNISSKEVIINMPKYADDANVLREMNTDIVAYVKKSNLKSPPNFIRTFFKYQPDHEIERLSNDLETVVEDLANTRNKVILSELNQYPILVTKAHTRPFEYKWLNIASAIILPVGLFFYFRMWGFRLRLYRDLKTIKQTNENIIAESDKIIAKEKQ from the coding sequence ATGTTTCGCATCAAAAAGTTAGACATATTTATAATAAAGCAGTTTGGAATGCTTTTCGCAGGAACGTTCGTCATCAGCTTGTTTGTGCTGATGATGCAGTTTTTGTGGCAATATGTTGATGAACTGATTGGTAAAGGTCTTACACTCGATGTACTTGGCGAGTTCTTTTGGTATATGAGTTTGATGATGGTACCAGAAGCTTTGCCACTTGCCGTGCTGCTATCGTCGCTCATTACGTTTGGAAATCTTGGTGAAAGTTCCGAACTGACTGCCATTAAGGCTGCAGGCATATCGCTTATTCAGTCTTTCAGAGGAGTAATGATATTTACTTTACTCATCGCGCTTATGTCGTTTTACTTTCAAGACAGCGTAGGTCCTAATGCCAAAAAGCATTTCAACCAGTTGTTAATATCGATGAAGCAGAAGAGTCCTGAATTGGAAATACCAGAAGGAGTCTTTTATAATGGTATTCCGCAGACCAATCTTTATGTTGAAAAACGCGATTTGGAAACAGGACGCCTATATAATATAATGATTTACCGCATGACCGATTCGTATGAAGACCAAGCCATCATACTTGCCGATTCGGGATTATTGCAATCAACAGCCGAGAAGAAACACCTCGTACTGAACCTGTGGAATGGCGAATGGTTCGAGAATATGCGTTCGCAGGAATTGGGCAGTAGTGCCAGCGTGCCCTATCGCCGCGAATCTTTTGTGCACAAAAAGTTGGTTATAGACTTCGATGCCGACTTCAACTTAACTGATATGGCGGGAATTTCGGACGATGCCCGCACGAAAAGTATTGCCAAGATACGCCACGATAAGGATTCGATAGTTCAGGTTTACGACAGCGTGGGCAATGCGTATTACAAAGATGCACGGCAGGCACTTTACCCTATTTTGAAGCTAAAGAAGAAAGAAATGGAAGAAGCCATGGCATTGGCTTCGACCAAAGATTTCGATTTAGATTCGCTTTATAGCAAAATGCGCCCCGAAGAGCGCAGACAAGCCATCGACCGTGCTTTGATAAATACGCAACAGACGGTTGCCGACCTTGACTTTAAGAGCATGATAACCAGCGATGGCGATAAACTTATACGAATGCACGATATTGCAGAAATAAATAAGTATCTATTGTCGCTAACTTGTCTTATCTTCTTTTTCATCGGAGCACCTTTGGGTGCAATTATCCGAAAGGGAGGCTTGGGCGTTCCTATTATAATAAGCGTGTTGGTCTTTATTATTTATTACATATTAAATAATACGGGCTATCGAATGTCAAGGCAAGGCGACTGGGCAATATGGTTCGGACGAGGGCTCTCGCCTGCTATTCTTATTCCAACAGCCATATTCATTACTTATAAGGCAAATAACGATTCAGCAGTGTTCAATATCGACCTGTATCGTAACCTTGCCATGCGCATATTGGGTCTGCGTATAAAACGCAACATCAGCAGCAAAGAAGTCATTATCAATATGCCGAAGTATGCTGACGATGCCAATGTGCTGAGAGAAATGAATACGGACATTGTGGCGTATGTGAAGAAGAGCAACTTGAAGTCGCCACCTAATTTTATTAGGACGTTCTTTAAATATCAACCCGACCACGAAATAGAACGTTTAAGCAACGACCTTGAAACGGTTGTCGAAGATTTAGCCAATACGCGCAATAAGGTGATACTCTCTGAACTCAACCAATATCCTATATTGGTAACAAAGGCACATACCCGTCCTTTTGAGTACAAGTGGCTGAACATTGCTTCTGCTATCATTCTTCCCGTTGGTTTATTCTTCTATTTCAGAATGTGGGGCTTTCGATTGCGTTTGTATCGTGATTTAAAAACAATAAAGCAAACGAATGAAAACATTATTGCTGAAAGCGATAAGATAATAGCTAAAGAGAAACAGTAA
- a CDS encoding winged helix-turn-helix transcriptional regulator, giving the protein MNRNEVRDALFPNCPVRNVLSRIGDKWSMLVLFTLETNKNQRFKELQRNIPDISQKMLTTTLKMLEGDNLVHREAFPEIPPRVEYSLTDKGQSLLPLIDNLLVWASENMNDIIESRQRYLLK; this is encoded by the coding sequence ATGAATAGAAATGAAGTAAGAGATGCTCTTTTCCCTAATTGTCCTGTCCGAAATGTATTATCGAGAATAGGCGATAAATGGTCGATGTTGGTGCTTTTTACATTGGAAACTAACAAAAATCAGCGTTTTAAGGAGTTGCAACGCAATATTCCAGATATTTCCCAAAAGATGCTGACAACTACTCTTAAAATGCTTGAAGGTGATAATCTCGTTCATCGTGAGGCTTTCCCTGAGATTCCACCACGTGTGGAGTATTCGCTTACTGATAAAGGACAAAGTCTATTACCCCTTATAGACAACTTGCTGGTATGGGCAAGTGAAAATATGAATGACATTATTGAATCGAGACAACGTTATTTATTGAAATGA
- a CDS encoding cupin domain-containing protein, translating to MKTVETIKTGKNFTAVSVGKLNEIKDYVLPMGDIEIPGKVFVGQALQATGSELSFQVLVPNQDSGFLHTHKTHEELYFILKGEGEYQVDGEIFSVSEGSIIRVAPDGKRALKNTGKDEMLMLCIQYKANSFAENDSPAGDGVILNDKLIW from the coding sequence ATGAAAACAGTAGAAACAATTAAAACAGGTAAGAACTTCACAGCAGTGAGTGTTGGTAAACTTAACGAGATTAAAGATTACGTCCTTCCAATGGGCGACATTGAGATTCCTGGCAAGGTATTCGTCGGTCAGGCATTGCAGGCAACAGGCAGTGAGCTATCATTCCAAGTGCTTGTTCCTAATCAGGATAGCGGTTTTCTTCACACACACAAGACACACGAGGAACTTTACTTCATTCTTAAAGGTGAAGGGGAATATCAAGTTGATGGAGAAATATTCTCAGTATCGGAAGGCAGTATTATTCGTGTAGCTCCTGATGGCAAACGTGCATTGAAAAATACTGGTAAAGATGAAATGTTGATGCTTTGCATTCAATACAAAGCCAATAGCTTTGCAGAAAACGATTCGCCAGCTGGTGATGGCGTTATACTGAATGATAAGCTGATTTGGTAA
- a CDS encoding 3'-5' exonuclease: protein MNNIDFIAIDFETATAKRASICEAGICVVKGGKVVETKSWLVRPEDNRYDYWNICVHGIRPSDTADAPMFPEVWAEITDYLQECPVLVAHNASFDISCIRHSLDFYSLPTPEVDYYCSLRAARHIYDFDCNKLDYLCNQFEIPYGTHHRAGDDAEMCARLFLREIRDAGWVELEEMDYCNGKL from the coding sequence ATGAACAATATAGATTTTATAGCTATTGATTTTGAGACTGCTACTGCTAAGCGGGCTTCCATTTGCGAAGCTGGTATTTGTGTGGTGAAGGGCGGTAAAGTGGTAGAAACCAAATCGTGGTTGGTTCGTCCCGAAGACAATCGTTACGACTATTGGAACATTTGTGTACACGGGATTCGGCCGTCAGATACTGCCGATGCACCAATGTTTCCTGAAGTATGGGCTGAAATAACCGATTACTTGCAGGAATGTCCTGTGTTGGTAGCCCACAATGCTTCGTTCGATATAAGTTGTATCCGTCATTCTTTAGATTTTTACAGTCTGCCCACGCCCGAAGTAGACTATTATTGTTCGCTTCGTGCAGCCCGCCATATTTACGATTTTGATTGCAACAAGCTTGATTATCTTTGCAATCAGTTTGAAATACCTTATGGTACGCACCATCGTGCAGGCGACGATGCGGAGATGTGTGCCCGCCTTTTCCTGCGCGAAATAAGAGATGCAGGCTGGGTAGAGCTGGAAGAAATGGATTATTGTAATGGCAAGCTGTAA
- a CDS encoding DMT family transporter gives MPNTVKESKNRVVLYHLIAILVVSIWGATLVNTKVVIQGGMRPDEVFLSRYIIAYLAMWTLSYKRLWSANIKDELLMVACGILGGSLYFIPENFAVQVGSVNDISFILCTSPLFTMFLAILFCKEKLTKSLAIGSIIALIGVSFIIFGGNNESSTVTNRVLGDALALLSTACFGAYCLLLRPLGQKYGAAFLTRKMFFYGALTSIPLFIITPWHYPVENFLTDLPVTFNLLFLGLVASFFCFGAWSYVTEKVGAVKIANYNYLSPICTVIISAIFLGEKMTMEAAIGSVLILIGVFFANKK, from the coding sequence ATGCCTAACACAGTCAAAGAGAGTAAAAATAGAGTTGTCCTCTATCATCTCATCGCAATTTTGGTTGTAAGTATCTGGGGTGCTACGCTTGTAAACACGAAAGTAGTAATCCAAGGTGGTATGCGTCCCGACGAAGTCTTTCTGTCACGCTACATCATAGCCTATCTTGCTATGTGGACTCTGTCTTACAAACGACTATGGTCCGCTAATATCAAGGACGAATTGCTTATGGTGGCATGTGGTATTTTAGGAGGTTCGCTCTATTTTATCCCCGAAAACTTTGCAGTCCAAGTGGGTAGCGTGAACGATATCAGCTTCATTCTCTGCACATCGCCACTATTTACAATGTTTTTGGCGATACTTTTCTGCAAAGAAAAACTAACAAAATCTCTTGCTATTGGTTCGATTATCGCCTTGATTGGTGTATCGTTCATTATATTTGGCGGCAACAACGAAAGTTCAACTGTAACCAACCGTGTGTTGGGCGATGCCTTGGCACTGCTTTCAACAGCCTGTTTTGGTGCTTACTGCTTGCTGCTCCGCCCATTAGGACAGAAATACGGTGCGGCATTCCTTACCCGTAAAATGTTTTTCTACGGCGCATTAACAAGCATTCCATTATTCATTATTACACCTTGGCATTATCCTGTAGAGAACTTCCTTACCGATTTGCCCGTTACTTTTAACCTTCTCTTCCTCGGTTTGGTTGCATCTTTCTTCTGCTTTGGCGCATGGAGCTACGTTACAGAAAAGGTGGGCGCAGTGAAGATAGCCAACTACAACTACCTCAGTCCTATTTGTACTGTCATCATCAGTGCCATCTTCTTGGGCGAGAAAATGACTATGGAAGCAGCCATCGGTAGTGTACTAATTCTGATTGGCGTGTTCTTTGCCAATAAAAAATAA
- a CDS encoding ThiF family adenylyltransferase: MEEQFSRTELLLGSKAMDTLKNSSVLVFGVGGVGGYVVEVLARSGVGTIGIVDDDHIGLSNINRQIIATHATLGRAKVDIAEERIKDINPSCVVKKFQTFYLPEIADQFDFTAYDYVVDCIDTVVAKIDIITRCHNLRIPMISSMGAAFKLDATQFEVTDLFKTINDPLAKVLRKKLRKTNIRNVKVVYSPEEPLTSLYSGDNENTENDAANTETIAHKKRSTPASNAWVPATAGLIIGGEVIKDLCKAAKTMRETDIKK, translated from the coding sequence ATGGAAGAGCAATTTTCAAGAACAGAATTACTGTTGGGCAGCAAAGCTATGGACACCTTAAAAAACAGCAGCGTGCTGGTTTTCGGTGTCGGTGGCGTGGGCGGTTACGTTGTAGAAGTATTGGCACGCAGCGGCGTAGGGACAATTGGAATCGTAGACGACGACCATATTGGACTATCGAACATAAACCGACAGATTATTGCTACACACGCTACACTCGGACGAGCAAAGGTAGATATAGCAGAAGAACGCATTAAAGATATTAACCCAAGTTGCGTGGTAAAGAAGTTTCAGACATTCTATCTTCCTGAGATTGCCGACCAATTCGACTTTACAGCATACGACTATGTGGTGGATTGCATTGATACTGTAGTGGCAAAGATAGACATCATAACACGTTGCCACAACCTAAGAATACCTATGATTAGCAGTATGGGGGCTGCTTTCAAATTGGACGCAACGCAGTTTGAAGTAACCGACTTGTTTAAAACAATTAACGACCCTTTAGCAAAGGTGTTAAGAAAGAAGCTCCGTAAGACCAACATACGTAACGTAAAGGTTGTTTACAGTCCCGAAGAGCCGCTAACATCTTTATATTCAGGCGACAATGAAAATACCGAAAACGATGCTGCAAATACAGAAACCATCGCACACAAGAAGCGTTCCACACCAGCTTCAAACGCATGGGTGCCTGCCACAGCAGGATTAATAATAGGCGGAGAGGTGATAAAAGACTTGTGCAAAGCTGCAAAAACAATGCGCGAAACAGACATCAAGAAATAG
- a CDS encoding MFS transporter produces MQEQNIKKKVSPWAWVSTLYFAEGLPYAAVTLVSLVFYQQMGLSDAEVTFYTSWFYLPWVIKPLWSPFLDLIRTKRWWVLSMQMLLGAAFAGVAFTINTSFWLQGTICFFWLLAFSSATHDVGADGFYMLGLDSHDQAFFVGIRSTFYRISMVVGKGGLVALAGLLQEYMKVQLSWALVFYGLAAMFIGLSLYHKYVLPKPDADAERTQLSTSKLLNEFVGTFASFFRKKQILMAIAFMLLFRLPEALLNPVGPLFLRASADKGGLGLSLEAFGVVNGIVGVVGLLLGGILGGLVASKDGLKKWLWPMTLAITLPNIAYVYLGFAMPSTLFAIGAAIFVENFGYGFGFSAYMLFMLYFSQGEHKTSHYALCTGFMALSMMLPGLFAGALADAVGYDIFFVLVMVSCIFPFIVASLLKVDPKFGKKDA; encoded by the coding sequence ATGCAAGAACAGAATATTAAAAAGAAAGTATCGCCTTGGGCGTGGGTTTCTACACTCTATTTTGCCGAAGGATTGCCCTATGCAGCAGTAACATTGGTGTCGTTGGTGTTTTACCAACAAATGGGATTGAGCGATGCTGAAGTTACTTTTTACACATCGTGGTTCTATCTTCCTTGGGTAATAAAGCCTTTATGGAGTCCGTTTCTCGACCTTATAAGAACCAAACGCTGGTGGGTGCTGTCGATGCAGATGTTGCTTGGCGCGGCTTTCGCAGGCGTTGCGTTCACCATTAACACGTCGTTTTGGCTGCAAGGCACTATTTGTTTCTTCTGGTTGTTAGCCTTTTCGAGTGCTACACACGATGTTGGGGCAGACGGTTTCTATATGTTGGGACTTGATTCGCACGACCAAGCTTTCTTCGTGGGTATTCGCTCAACGTTCTACCGCATTTCAATGGTTGTTGGAAAAGGTGGTTTGGTAGCCCTTGCAGGATTGCTGCAGGAATATATGAAGGTGCAACTTTCGTGGGCATTGGTGTTCTATGGCTTGGCAGCAATGTTTATCGGACTGAGCCTTTACCATAAGTATGTACTGCCAAAACCTGATGCCGATGCCGAACGCACGCAACTTTCGACTTCCAAACTGTTGAACGAATTTGTGGGAACATTCGCAAGTTTCTTCCGCAAAAAGCAAATTCTGATGGCTATTGCCTTTATGCTACTGTTCCGTTTGCCTGAAGCACTGTTGAATCCAGTAGGTCCTTTGTTCCTTAGAGCATCAGCCGATAAGGGCGGATTAGGTCTTTCTTTAGAGGCTTTCGGCGTTGTCAATGGCATCGTTGGCGTGGTCGGACTGCTTCTTGGTGGTATTTTAGGTGGCTTGGTAGCCAGCAAGGACGGACTGAAAAAGTGGCTTTGGCCTATGACGCTTGCCATAACCTTGCCCAATATCGCCTATGTTTATCTTGGCTTTGCAATGCCTTCTACGCTTTTTGCCATCGGTGCAGCCATCTTTGTAGAAAACTTTGGCTATGGTTTTGGCTTCAGTGCCTATATGCTTTTTATGCTATACTTCAGTCAAGGAGAGCATAAAACCAGCCATTACGCCCTTTGCACGGGCTTTATGGCACTGTCAATGATGTTGCCAGGTTTATTTGCTGGTGCTTTGGCAGATGCCGTAGGTTACGACATCTTCTTTGTTTTGGTTATGGTGTCGTGCATCTTCCCCTTCATTGTAGCATCTTTGCTGAAGGTAGACCCTAAGTTTGGCAAGAAAGATGCGTAG
- the mutY gene encoding A/G-specific adenine glycosylase — MNFSKTILNWYTINGRELPWRQTTNPYAIWLSEVIMQQTRIAQGTAYWERFMKRWPNVHELAKATEDEVLREWQGLGYYSRARNLHKAAQQIVDLGRFPQTYKELKQLKGIGEYTAASISSISFAEPVAVVDGNVYRVFARYFGIDTPIDSTEGKKVFKAMAQEYLPKEAPAAYNQGLMDFGAIQCTPTSPNCEVCPLIDTCFAANNNKVADLPVKAKKTKQRERHFSFIYIRCNGETAIRRRGAGDIWQGLWELPTKELLGNAIENAKLIKKNIKHILTHQIIFADFYLLETDTPPTLPADYIWIKESEIERYALPRLIDLLVKSL; from the coding sequence ATGAACTTTAGCAAGACTATATTGAACTGGTATACCATAAACGGGCGAGAACTTCCGTGGCGACAAACCACCAATCCATACGCTATTTGGCTGAGCGAGGTTATCATGCAGCAAACAAGAATTGCACAGGGAACAGCCTACTGGGAACGTTTTATGAAACGTTGGCCTAACGTTCACGAGTTGGCAAAAGCTACCGAAGACGAGGTTTTAAGAGAGTGGCAAGGACTGGGATACTACTCTCGAGCACGAAATTTGCACAAAGCAGCACAACAGATAGTAGATTTAGGGCGTTTCCCGCAGACTTACAAGGAGTTAAAACAACTAAAAGGGATTGGCGAATATACTGCAGCTTCAATTTCTTCAATATCATTCGCAGAACCCGTGGCAGTAGTAGACGGCAATGTCTATCGTGTGTTTGCTCGCTATTTCGGCATTGACACACCAATAGATTCTACCGAAGGAAAAAAGGTTTTCAAGGCTATGGCGCAGGAATACCTACCAAAAGAGGCTCCTGCAGCTTACAATCAAGGGCTGATGGACTTCGGCGCCATACAGTGCACGCCAACTTCGCCCAACTGCGAAGTATGCCCATTGATAGATACTTGCTTTGCGGCAAACAACAATAAAGTGGCCGACTTGCCTGTTAAAGCAAAGAAAACAAAACAGCGTGAACGCCATTTCTCCTTTATATATATAAGGTGTAATGGCGAAACTGCTATTCGCCGCCGTGGTGCAGGCGACATTTGGCAAGGCTTGTGGGAACTTCCAACGAAAGAATTGCTGGGCAATGCCATTGAAAATGCCAAGCTAATAAAGAAGAACATAAAGCACATACTTACCCATCAAATCATTTTTGCCGATTTCTATCTGTTAGAAACCGACACTCCTCCTACCCTACCTGCCGATTATATATGGATAAAAGAAAGCGAGATAGAACGTTACGCCCTACCTCGCCTTATAGATTTGCTCGTTAAAAGTCTGTGA
- a CDS encoding IMP cyclohydrolase, giving the protein MVDTKEIKTALISVFHKDGLEDILKKLNEEDVKFLSTGGTQQFIESLGYECQKVEDVTTYPSILGGRVKTLHPKVFGGILARRDFENDQKEMAEYEIPTIDLVIVDLYPFEQTVASGASEADIIEKIDIGGISLIRAGAKNFNDVVIVPSKAEYPVLLQLLNKQGAKTGLEDRKMFAERAFGISSQYDTAIHNWFAK; this is encoded by the coding sequence ATGGTTGATACAAAAGAAATTAAGACTGCATTAATCTCCGTATTCCACAAAGATGGTTTGGAGGATATTTTAAAGAAGCTGAACGAAGAGGACGTAAAGTTCCTTAGTACTGGTGGTACGCAGCAGTTCATAGAGTCTTTAGGCTACGAATGTCAGAAAGTGGAAGACGTAACTACTTATCCTTCTATCTTGGGCGGTCGTGTGAAAACGTTGCATCCTAAGGTTTTTGGTGGCATCTTGGCACGTCGTGATTTTGAGAACGACCAAAAGGAAATGGCTGAATACGAAATTCCGACAATCGACTTGGTTATTGTTGATTTGTATCCGTTTGAACAAACCGTAGCAAGTGGTGCGAGCGAAGCTGATATTATCGAGAAAATCGATATTGGCGGCATTTCATTGATACGTGCAGGCGCAAAGAATTTCAACGATGTTGTTATTGTGCCAAGCAAGGCGGAATATCCTGTGTTGTTGCAATTGCTGAACAAGCAAGGTGCAAAGACAGGACTCGAAGACCGAAAAATGTTTGCTGAACGTGCATTTGGCATCAGTAGTCAGTACGATACGGCAATACATAATTGGTTTGCGAAGTAA
- a CDS encoding rod shape-determining protein, with protein sequence MGFFSFIQEIAMDLGTANTIIISDDKIVVDEPSVVALDRRTDKMIAVGNDAKMMYEKEHPNIRTIRPLRDGVIADFTACEQMMRGLIKMVHSGNRLFSPSLRMVIGVPSGSTEVELRAVRDSAEHADGRDVYLVFEPMAAALGMGLDVEAPEGNMIVDIGGGSTEIAVISLGGIVCNNSIRVAGDDLTADIQEYMSRQHNVRVSERMAERIKVHVGSALTDLGDEAPEDYIVHGPNRITALPMEVPVCYQEIAHCLDKTVAKIENAVLSALENTPPELYADIVKNGIYLSGGGALLRGIDKRLTDKINIPFHVAEDPLHSVAKGAGIALKNVDRFSFLMR encoded by the coding sequence ATGGGATTTTTTTCATTTATCCAGGAAATAGCAATGGACCTGGGAACAGCAAATACTATCATTATCAGTGATGATAAGATAGTTGTTGATGAACCTTCAGTAGTGGCACTTGACCGTCGCACGGACAAGATGATAGCCGTTGGTAACGACGCCAAGATGATGTACGAGAAGGAACACCCCAATATTCGTACCATTCGCCCACTTCGCGATGGTGTGATTGCTGACTTTACGGCATGCGAGCAAATGATGAGGGGACTTATTAAGATGGTACATAGCGGTAATCGCTTGTTTTCTCCGTCTTTGCGTATGGTGATTGGCGTGCCTTCAGGTTCAACGGAAGTAGAGCTTCGTGCCGTTCGTGACTCTGCCGAGCACGCTGACGGACGCGATGTTTACCTTGTTTTCGAGCCAATGGCAGCTGCCCTTGGTATGGGACTTGATGTGGAAGCACCGGAAGGCAATATGATTGTTGATATTGGTGGCGGTAGTACCGAGATTGCTGTTATTTCGTTGGGCGGTATCGTTTGCAACAACTCTATTCGTGTTGCGGGAGACGATTTGACTGCTGATATTCAGGAATATATGAGCCGTCAGCACAATGTGCGTGTCAGCGAGCGTATGGCAGAACGTATTAAGGTACACGTTGGTTCAGCTTTAACCGACTTAGGAGATGAGGCTCCAGAAGATTATATCGTTCACGGACCAAACCGTATTACGGCGTTGCCAATGGAAGTACCTGTTTGCTATCAGGAAATAGCGCACTGTTTGGACAAGACAGTGGCAAAGATAGAGAATGCAGTTCTTTCTGCTTTGGAGAATACACCACCCGAATTGTATGCTGATATTGTGAAGAATGGTATTTATTTGAGCGGTGGCGGTGCCTTGTTGCGTGGAATTGATAAGCGTTTAACCGATAAGATTAACATTCCGTTCCACGTGGCTGAAGACCCATTGCACAGTGTTGCTAAGGGAGCAGGTATCGCATTGAAGAATGTAGACCGTTTCTCATTCCTGATGAGATAA